The window TCATCCCCCCGATCACGTAGAGATAGCCCTGCTCGGCCACCGCGGCGTGCCGCCACAGGGGATAGGGCAGGGTCCATGTGAGGCGGGTCCAGCCGGTGATGGCGCCGGTGGTCGGATCCGGCCGGGCCACGTAGATGGTGTCGGTCACCTGGAGGTTCTCATCGATCCCGCCCAGGACGTAGATCCATCCCGCCCACGCCACCGTCGCCATGCTCTCCAGCCCGACGGGCAGGGAGACCGCCTCCGTGAACGGGGAGAGGGAGCCATCCGGGTTCACCCGGGCGTAGGCCACCTGACGCTGGGCCACTCCGAAGTCCGGGTTCGGCGCTCGCCTGCCGCCGATGACATACAGGAAAGAACCGACCTGCGCCGCTCCCCCATAGGCGGTGCCCTGAGGGAAGATCCCGGTGAGGTTGGTCGTGACGGTGACCCATGGCGTGAGGTTGTGATCGCCCAGGACCGTGGCGGATTGCACGATGGAGCGCGTCAGGGCGCTGCCCACGGTGGCATCGTGGAGCCCGCCGATCACATAGATGCGCCCGTTCGTGTAGACCGCGGCGTGGCCCCATCGGGGGACCAGGCCCGCTGTCACCACCGTGGTGATCCACTCCCCGCTCAAGCCGGCCCGAAGCAGCGAGACCGCGCCGTCCCCCATGCCGGCCAGCCCGGTGCGGAGGAACTCCCCGGCGCTGAAATCCGCCAGCGTGGTCTGGGAAAGGACCTGGACGCCGGCCTCGGCCCGACGGCTCAAGAGGAGCAGCAGGGCGAGGAACCCGGCGCCCGCGATGAGAAGCGTTGCCCCAACTCGATGCCAACCTTTGTGCGTCCGCATTTCCGGATCCCGAGCGCTGAGAGTGGGAAGATGAGGGTCCCGGGAGGCCCGTTAACGGGAGCCTCCCGGGACGGGGATCGGCTCACTTGAACAGGAAGAGCTGGGGAGGCGAGGTCGGGCAGGCGTTATCGTTATAGGTCAGCTGGAAGTTGGCGCCGGAGACGTCGACCTCGTAGCCGAAGATGGCGCCGTTCCCGGTGAACCCCCGGCTGCCCGAGAGGTTGACCAGGCCGTTCGGAGCGTAGATCAGGCCCTCCCAGGAGATTCGAGCATACGAGAGCTGGATCGCCCCGTTGTTGGTGTCGTTGGACGTCGAGAAGAACAGGAGCTGCCCCTTGCCGTCCGGCTCCCGGTAGAACCCCTTGAAGTAAGCGTCATCGTTGTTCGAGCTGGTGGACTTGATCTCGCCGTTGGTCACAATCGTCAGCGTGACGGTTCCCCCGCCCTGGATGGTGACGTCGCCGTTGACCACGTAGAGCCCGTCGCAGAGCTTATAGGAGCCGCCGCCGTTGTTCCCGGGGGAAGGGCAGAGGCCGCTGGATTTCAGGGTGATCGGGCCGCTGAAGTAATAGCGCCGGCTCGCATCCACCTGGTTCCACTTGGAGCCGCCGGGGAGGAAGTCTTCGTATCGATAGAACTGGGGCATCGGGATGTAGCCGCCCTGCTGGGCGGTCTGGCAGGTTCCGTTCCCTTTCTTCTCTGTCACATAGTCGCAGACGCCGTTGATATACATCTGCTGGCTGATGTTGATGTCGGCGTTGGAGTGGATGTTGCCGTTGACGACCCCGGCCTGGCCGCCGCCGGTGGCCTTGAGGACGTTAGGCGCACAGTTGCCGGTGCACCCGCCGAAGATGGCCCAGCCGTTGCAGGAGATCGGCGGCTGGTAGACCGCCACCGCCTCCGCGCTCACGCGCAGGTTCGCCTGACCGATGATCTGGGCGATGAAGGCGGAGAAGGGGTTCCAGACCACCACGCGGACGCCCTTCACGTCCTTCGTCCCGATCTTGGCCGGGACGAAGCCGCCGCCGACCGGACCGAGGACGTTCCCGTCGGCGTCGGTGTAGAAGACCTGGATGTTGGCGTTATACGCGTTCCCGGGCTGGCCATCCGTATCCGGCAGGCCGTGGGCCTCCACGGCGCTGTTCACCGCCCGCAACAGCGCTGCCTCCGGGCAGCCGTAGCCCTGGGGGTTGCCGCACCAGGGCTTGGGGTTCCAGAGGAAACGCGCCCCGGTCAGGGCCCCGGCGTCGGCCCCGTTCTGGGCCCGCCGGCGCTGGCCGTAGGCGTTGCTGCCATCCAGGGCCAGGGCCGTGAGGGCCAGAAGGCCCACAAAGGCCAGCGCGATCAACACCAGCGCTTGTCCTCGGTTTCGTCCGTGCATCTTTCCACCTCCCCCGGACGCCCCGGTCTATGGGCATCCGCTTGAGCCGTTGTTGAGGGCGCGCTGCACCGCGTAAGCCTGCAGCGCCACCTCCGGGCCGAACATCGCCTGCATCACCGGCGTGATCATCGTGAACGAATACCGCGTGGAGACCGTGATCGGCGTGCCGAAGCAGATCTGCCCCGGATCGTTCGGCGTGATCACGATCGTCACCCGATAGGGATCCAGAGGGGTCCCGGGCGTGGAGCGGATGGCGATGAAGGTGCGATCGTAGGCGTTGTTGGGCG is drawn from Thermoflexus hugenholtzii and contains these coding sequences:
- a CDS encoding Tad domain-containing protein; the encoded protein is MHGRNRGQALVLIALAFVGLLALTALALDGSNAYGQRRRAQNGADAGALTGARFLWNPKPWCGNPQGYGCPEAALLRAVNSAVEAHGLPDTDGQPGNAYNANIQVFYTDADGNVLGPVGGGFVPAKIGTKDVKGVRVVVWNPFSAFIAQIIGQANLRVSAEAVAVYQPPISCNGWAIFGGCTGNCAPNVLKATGGGQAGVVNGNIHSNADINISQQMYINGVCDYVTEKKGNGTCQTAQQGGYIPMPQFYRYEDFLPGGSKWNQVDASRRYYFSGPITLKSSGLCPSPGNNGGGSYKLCDGLYVVNGDVTIQGGGTVTLTIVTNGEIKSTSSNNDDAYFKGFYREPDGKGQLLFFSTSNDTNNGAIQLSYARISWEGLIYAPNGLVNLSGSRGFTGNGAIFGYEVDVSGANFQLTYNDNACPTSPPQLFLFK
- a CDS encoding TadE/TadG family type IV pilus assembly protein translates to MGRGRGQSLVEFALAATVLLILLTGVLDLGRMYMAWVAIQDAAGEGALYAAMNPRCISAANGPDCQTPNNAYDRTFIAIRSTPGTPLDPYRVTIVITPNDPGQICFGTPITVSTRYSFTMITPVMQAMFGPEVALQAYAVQRALNNGSSGCP